The window CCAACATGGTCCCAACAAAACAAATCTTTAAACAATCGACCAATGGCCCAAGTCATACATTTGTAGCCCACCAAATTATAAAACCAGCCTGATGTGCAGTTTTGATCTCCGGCTCGTGTTAGCCGTATGTCCCTACGTGGAGAATGCTAAAGCGATTCGCGTGGGGAGCTACTGAGGAGGGGAATTACGGCACACGATCCAACAAACCAAACGTGTGCAAGATCTGGGACATGTATCAAGTGGGGCTACGTGTGAACATTTCATGTTCCAAAATCCATTtcaatctactcatcaggtggaccacacatggatCACGAATATAGACAGAGATCTCCATTCGGTACTGTTCAGTTCGCTGGTACACACGTGCAGAACTTGTCTTAGTTTCGGACCGGGCATATCCCCACCAGACAGTTTTAGGCCAGGATCTAGCACAGTTGCGCCACATTGCCACGTGTGCCGCGATCCATCTCTTCAATCTTTCGTCGCGCGAATCGCTGCAGCATTCCTGAATCCAAATACCCCTTCATTTCTCCCTCCTCTCTTCCTCTCGCTTTGCTTCTGCAACTTTTTTTTAGCAGAGCGTCTGACcgtttcctcctcctcctcctctctctctctctctctctctctctctctctctctctctctcctggtgGATGGCAAGAAGCAACAAGTACGCTTCTATCAATTTCAACGAAATCTACGGTCCAAAGAAGCCCTCATCTTCCCATTCTACCCATCCTCACCAATCTTCACAAAATACCCCTCTTCCTGCAGCTCGAACCCATGGCCGGATGCTCGTCCTAACCCGCCCCTCAAATCCCCAACCGCAACCGCCCCCTACAACCCCTCCCCCGCCCTCCCCTCCCCCGAAACCGGCCGATCTAACCCGGCCTGAATCCGACTCCATCTCACTCCGACCCTTAGGCTGCACCGACTCATCATCATCCTCCTCCAACATCCCGATCAAGGAAGAGAAGCAATCCCCGTCACTGACCTTCCCGAAGCCGGAGCCTTTCGTTCCCCCGCATCTGCGCCCCGGATTCGTAGGCCGGGAAGAGCGGCTCGTGCAGGACGGGCAGAAGGAGAAGCAGGGGTTCAGGCCACGTGACAGGAGCCACCCGTTCGTGCAGGGGCAGCACGTGAGGGAACACTCTCCGCCGAGGCGGGGTGGAGCGGAAGACGGACGGCCGAGATCGGGAGGGTACGAAGGGATGCAACGCGGCGGATCGGATCTCGAGAGGAACCGACCGAGTTCTGGTGGGAATCGCCCGAGTTTTAGCGGGTGGAATGGCTCGTACCGATCTCCTCATTTCTAGGCCGCTGTTGCCGTTGCTGTTGTTCTTGGAAAGGGTATAACGTCCTTTTATataaatcttattttatttttattttctcacttGGCTTTATTTATGTGCCTTTTTCGGGGATTTATATGTTCGAGAAAAGGTCTAAATGAAATGTTACAAGGAAGACgttttttaattttcatttctCCTGTTCTCATTTAATGGGGAAGTGtcctgggtgggccccaccatgcgatgatctggaccgttcatctgtaAGGTCCCACATGTAGATGGGCCATTTATAAAACCACATTTGTAAGAGATCTCACTGCCACTCCAAAGTTGAGTTGAAACAACTGTTCAGGGAGGAAAAAATACAGTTTGTCAATTGCGTTTCCATGAATGGCGAGAATCTTTATTATTTGCTGTTTTTTCCAATATACCGGTGGTGAGGAAGGAGGAGCAAGACTCTTCCGAACTCGTTCTCATGCATTAGATGTATTCATTTTCGCTAGGTGTTTGTTAAATGTGATTGGGTgtcaccatcattatcatcatagtCCTGTCCCGGAAATTTGGTGCTTAGGATCACTTGGAAATTTAGCACGCTCTAATAGCACTGTGTTTCATGTCCATGAATTTATGTCTTAAGAGCCCTAGTGACTAATCTTTTTCAAAATTGATGGTGCAAAAATACTACCTAACACTCAAGTGCAACTAGCAATTCGCAAACTCTAATGAGAACTTTGAAGATCTTCTTATCATCCATGAAACCATTGAAATCCACAGAGGGTCCCTGATCAATtcactcttgttttttttttttaaatttttgtggtGTTGGTTGATAGAGCAACAGTTGCACGTGTCGACTTCCAAAATGAAATGGCCCAGTCATGTATTTTATTTGTGGAAGTGCTGATGTGCTCCTCACATTTATCCCCATAGAGAACACATGCCTCTGATTAGGAAATGACCTTATACAGCTTATAGCATATGCTTAAATTAGAGAATTCTGCAATTCTTATTTTTCTCCATCAACTCATAACATACGTAGGAGATCTGAGTTCGTGCAAAAGGGGACACTGCCACAAAGATCATcccatccaaaaatcaggcatatgatgcttgttgatgcaaaaatctggcttCTCCAACCATGCCCCGACAGCTAGCTCCAAGCCCTAATGGCTAGCTCCGAGTCTTGTGAGcctgcacaagagaaggacaaaggagaccctggcttgagcaggggaccctccgatgccaaagtcaagataGGAATCTGGGTCGAAGTAATGTAGCTGGGGTTTAGAGTGTCAAATGTTGCGTACTTGTTCCAATGGATTCATCTCCTATTTATACCTGTGGATCAAAGGGGACGTGGCCGTCAATCTCAGCACGATCTCTTCCATCAAGCGGGCGCTGCACATGCGCTGATGTCGGCCGTTATCCTTAGATCGTGCACCGGGCAACTCTCTAACATGCCTTATTGGGGTTGTTTCTTTAGCGTGATCCTCAGCCACGTGTGCATCCAAGCTGATCTTGGCACGATCTCTTCCATCAAGCGGGCGCTGCGCATGCGCTGATGTCGGCCGTTATCCTTAGATCGTGCACCGGGCAACTCTCCAACATGCCTTATTGGGGTTGTTTCTTTAGCGTGATCCTCGGCCACGTGTGCATCCGAGCCAATCTTAGCCCACGGCCCTCCGAGCCCATGAGCGTTAGTCTTGGTCAGATCTCGGATGACTCATATCAACACCAAGCACTAGTTCTCCGACTCCTGCCTACGAGTCGGACATATAGCACCATATTCTCATCTGACTCGGGCCTTGCTTACGATCCATCGAGCCACTGATCGGAGTAGACGGGTCGGGTGCATTCTGGTTTCTTCCAGGTTTCAGGCCAGTGTCAAAGCTCAGACATGCGATCCAAGCTGTAGTACTTTGGATGAGAGTTCCAGACGTCGGTGTAGCCCAATCTtcttctcttctaaaccctagtTTTAGAATCGTAGTTCGGAAGTGTGGTCAGTTCGGATGTAATGAGGCTCTGCTCATCGATTTCTCCAAGTTGGCCTTTATTGGGTTCGGctcagattttcccataacaatgcTGATCCACATATCAGGCAGGGGACATCTGTATGTGAGGTCAGATTGTTGGTTGCCCATTGATTTCACAATGTCGCCTGCCACGAAACCCACCTGAAAATCAGGCAGATGCTGCtgatccacacatcaggtgggacaTGTGTGTTGTGACTGTTGTCAGATTTTGGTTGCCCATTGATTTCACGGTGTGGCTGgcttgatgagtggactggtCTGAATTTCATGCCGGGTCACCTTCTCCATAGCTTGGATGCTCCACACATGCTGTATGTCCACAGAAAATTAGATGCAGCATGCTAAATCAGCATGTTATTAACCGTACATGATCATTCTTCGCCTCAAATGAGGGCACAGACAGGCCGGTTGTCATTATTGGTACGCCTTCGCCGCATCAAACATCAGTTGATGATTGGGTAGTGTTTCTTCTCTCAATCTGAACATCAGTCTGCTTCCTCTTCCTAGTTCGTCTGCTTCTTTTGACACTGGAGGTTAggcttctcctttttcttttttcttttttctttttttgcaatgGGTGGTGTGGACGGACTGCCTGTTCTAGTTCTTACACAGGGAGTCATTGTATGTGCAACAACTTCTTAGAATCAAGTTCTCATGCTTTAATAGAGAAGGCTGCCTTTTTGATGGATCACTCACTGAAGCCATGAATCCTGTATGTTATGATTTTAAAGTTGCATGAAGCCACGAATCCTGTATGTTATGATTTTAAAGTTGCATGATCAACCTCCGCATGCTAGTCTGTTGAGGCTTCTCTAGGAGCAAGCCTGATTTCTCTTTCACTAAACACATCCCATATCTTTCTAGTGCCGTGCTGAGTTCTCCTAATGGAGCCTATAATGGTTAACACAGCTTTACCCTTTCTCATCTTTCATTGTAGAAAGAGCTTGTCACAGTTCTATTTCAGCTCTCCTCAAGGTACACGGTTCAAATACTTGTGGTGATGGGGATGTTGATATGTTGGCCCACTGTGGGTGAGCTGtacaccaaaaatcattccaTAACTACTACCATCCAGTTGTTGTGGGTTGTGCTGGTTGAATTTGTACTGTCTACCACCATCCAATCCATGTtctttttgggtccacaaaatCAACAGCCCCAATCAATACACATGCACACGATCATGATATGTGAGGTGCAGATGATTATAAAAATTTCTTACAACCTCAATTCTCTTAATTCATGACATTAGTGTCTACTTACCTATAGCCAATTCAAATAATGTACAATCCTAGAATGTTATTATTATCTCTGCAGGATGCAGGGTCTGAATATTTTCTGAGACTGATGTTCCCTGAAACTTATTAGCATGTTTTGTTGCATTTTGTGGGGTTCGAGTTCTATTTAGCCGTTTTGTACCTGTCTATTGAAACCCGAGACAACCAAAATTGGGTACTGTACAGAGGGTACTGTACAGAGCATTGTTCTAAGATTCCCTGACTCAACTCAAGACTCGGTTGCGTGAAGGCTGTGACTTGCTATTAATGGTTGTGCAGTGATGTTGCTTTGTTTCTCGTTTTATATTACTTACAAAGAGATAATTACTCTAAATCAACATTCCTAATATTTTCAATTCATGATAATTaaatattgagtcgagtcgggttgAGTCTAAGTCAACCCGGTCAGGCTGAACATCGATTTGAgttgagttttcaggtttttgaactatgccATAGGGATTCTTAGGATTTAAAATGCATTTCCTCTTAACTGCATGTGGTAAGAGATTGAATGCATggcatacatcatcatcatcatcatcatcatctaagccttataccttGATTAATTGTTTTGTCTTTGTCAATCTTGTCCagacattccactctatcaagggataTACCTTCAATTAAACCATAGGTTATCatgtcttttcttattacctctatttacattcttttggaccTTTCTCTTGTCCTTTTAATccctcaacttgtaccaactcactcccaaTCAGCATTTTTTTGGTGGCGctacacatgaccaaaccatctaaatctacaatccttcatcttattacctattgttgCTACTGCTGAGTTCCTTCTAATGCATTCATTTGTAATTCTATTATTCCTTGTCATGTCACTCATCAATCTAAACATCCACATTTCAAGTACTCTTCCTACTTGATGTTCCTTAACTGCTCAACATGTTATCCCATGAAGCATGTCtgagtcttatagctatcctatcaAATTTCCCATTCTGCACATTGGCATACATGACTCAAATTAACACTGATTTGACCATCTTACTAAtagattgatggatgtttggtgaAGTCTCAGCAAATCAAAGGCTGAGATTGTTCTATAAATCCTGATTTTGGTACTAAAGACCCATCTACACGATATCCTTCATTTTAGATGTTTTAATTTCGGGTAATTTGTGCCACTTGCACAATTTTACGAGTGCTTGTGTACCAAGCTTCTCACTCAGCATGGAGCACTAACCAATCATGATACAAGGGGAACAGGTGAACGGTGATAAGAATGCTTGATTTGGTAGGTTATCATTTGAGTGGGCCACAGTGGATCAATGGTTAATGTTTGTTGGATTCTTATGATGTTTCCATGGTGATCCATTACACATGGGTTGGAACtaatggacaatttggatcaaTGAATTGGACTCAATTGGGCAGTCTTAAGTGGACCAATGCAACTAGGGGCACTATAGCTTGTTGAATATGACCCCATCACcttcacatggtggcccaccatgcacCAGCAACTCCCCTTATCACGATGCATGTGGGTCCAATTTTTTCAATGAATGAACCGGCCTGATTGGTGGGCCAGGGCATGTTGATGATGGGATCCATTTGAAGATAACCGGAATCTTGCACGGGCATGCCATGTATTGAGCTATTTAAGATAGGTTCCAACTCATGGATCTGCTGTAGATAAGAgtgcgtttcaacactgagatcatggtTGAGGTTAAAGTGCCCATGCGAAGAATATGCTGAGAGGCAGATTCTGTTCATGTGGGCccaatggttcagtgatccagaccgtttatctaATGATCGAGACCGTGgatggataatgccctaaaagtCTCCCCCCAAACCATTCTACCTTGGCCTTTTATTCAAGGAACTTGGACCGTTGGTGTTTATTATTTCCTTTAATGTGTACTTGCAGGCCAGCAATCAAAGGTTAGAAAGAAACTCCATAGATTTTGGGGAATTCTCCATTGTGTGCTGTAGATAAACGGTTCCTTTTCTCATTCCAAACTGGGAACTCGTCTGTATCACGTGCAATGTTGGCCGAGCATCTTTCCTGTCGCGATAGGACAGTAACGAATTCATCGGTTCGAGGACAGCCCATGTCTGTATCTTGCACTCTGGATAAGGAGTCGAAAGGATCTTGCACATCATGTTCAGGTTTTAAGCTATTAGAGTGGGGCCCATAGTCccctaatccagaccgttggaatgTTCCTTTCTTCTGAAGTGGATGTACCACGCACCGGAAATCTCCTCGATAGGAAGCTCATAACATTTTAGTTGGTGGCCTACGGAGAGACGGTTAAGAACTGGAGTAGTCATAAGATTAGGGGCTAGGATCTTCAACGGGGTGAGACTTTTGGTGGGGTTTTCATCAACAGTGGGACGCAGTAGATCAAGAGCCTGGATTACGggatgatgggccacacttgtcagAACTTTAGTTAGTGCTTTTATCTCTTCCTGATTAATATGATCATCTGACGTCTCGGGCCTTGAGTTTATACAAGTGGGGCAATGGTTAccagatctagaccgttgatctgacgagTCACATGGTAGAGGACTTTGCCTCAAAAGTCTCGAAGATCAAGCTGTCTTAGTTGTCCAATCTTTATACTTTTAAACATTTATATGTTGCTCTATACCTCCACATGCACTTCCCCAAATCAAAGTGCTAGCCTGTCCTATTAAAGACATTTTCAGGGCATATTTCATTCACCATgttgcccatcagatcaacgttcTAGATCTCTGAATTCTGCAATTCTTTTTAAGACAGGGATTGTGATTCGAGAATGATGTATGCGTACAATACAAGTAAATCAAGTAAGCAGCAGATCATGAAGATTTAAGCTTAACACTCCTGGTGCACGTTAGAGGCCACCGTTCTGGCCCAAGCCCTGAGTTGTTCCTTGATATCTGCCGCTGATTTGCCATCAGCCCAATTGACCTTAGGAGTAACTGATCTTTGTACACACCATGCTTCAGATAGATAAGGTCTGGCCATCCTGTGATCACTGCCGTCCTCCTCGGTGGACCTCTTGTCTTCAAGACCAGGAATGATGGTCAGTATATTCGGGCTTATTTGGGCCTTGTCGAATACAAAGCCCAAGTCTATGAAGCCTTGGAGCTCCTCTAATTGAAGCTGGCTCAGGCTCTTGTGGCTCCTAATGCCAGATGTTCTCTGAAAACTCACTTCCTTAGTGGTTGTAAGTGGGCTCTTCTCGTAATCCTTCCTTGTTGAACCTTCAATGCTCGACTCTGCCCGCTGTAGTCAACGCCTTGGAATGCCCGGTTTCAGTGTTGTGCTCTGCGACCGGATCCGGGTAACGTTAGTGATCAGAAAAAAAGTTTCATGGTCATGATTAGTGCATAAACTGCGAGTGATTATTGTAGATGGATGATCTAAGCATATATATCGTTGTGTCGGATCATCGGTTGTCATGCTCATCTCATTGTCTGCTAACAAGCATGTGGGCCCATCACTAATATTTCTACATGGCCCATTTTTTCATTACTCTACCACCATGATAACATTTATGAGACAATATGGAGAATTCTCCTGTACTTTCTTGTATTGCATTATGTCTTGTGTTATCACACCATATATATCATGCAAACTATATTGATCACTACATTAAATTCCATTGTTGGGGAGGGTTAGCCGAGGACCCAATTGcccaaaaaatgataaaatgattTGATCGACGACTAAGATAATTCACGCTTAATAATTTGTATAAACCTCAAAGCTGTTGTTCAAATTGattataaaatgatatgataacaTTGGATTGATGTTGTCAATGAATTCTTTCGAAAGTAATAAAATGTTAGTACcttggatgaagaagaacaatGCGAATTCGCAATCGGTGGCGGCGAAGGAGCGTTGGCCACTGAGCTAAATGAGCGTTGCAGCCTTGAATTGGTTGATGATCGACCATTGATATCTTCGCATTGAATTGATTTCTCCTTTCCTATGCAAGGTGGGAGAGATGGAGTTCTAAGAAAATTAGGAGCATTGGAAGGATTATCATGCTTGGGAAGGTTTCTGGGTGGGGATTGTAGTCCTCCATGTTTGTCTTGAAGAAGCATTTCCTTATTGGTGCTTGAGCAACAAGCATCTGTTGAAGGTTTGAAGATCCTGGCTCTATCAAGCATGTTGTGAAAGAACCAATACTCATCCATGAGCTCAGCAGCTCCAACTCTTTCATCTTTGCATGTAGAATATGATCCACATGGATCTTCTACCTCACATGACATCTCTCCAACCAatcagttggagagagagagagagagggagcttttggttgaagggaaaatgcTATTGGTTCTTTCttccatttaaaaaaattaaagattaaaaaataaaataaaaaaggcaagCAGCTTGATAGATGCCATATTATATGCACGAGCCAACATGGCGTGTGACTGCTGATCCGAGTCGTTCATGACATGGGTCCCACTGTGCATGTGTCACGTACTAGCAATTATATAATGTGAATGACACATTTACGAAAACCGACAAAAACGACTACTAAAAATGGCTGGACAATGGTCCACGCTAACTTACAAGTGTGACCAATCTAATCAATACAATCTGCAGGACTTTTGTGAATGGGTACATACAAAGCATATAAACATGATGAACGGATTTGATCTCGACCACATTTGCCACTTATGGACAGCCTGCCTGCGAGTACGCATGCTCGTGGACATGCTTGATGGCCTCGCAGGGCCCTTTTAGTCTTTTAGATAGAgcgggggcccaccttgatgtattttcctagcatccacgccgtcaatctgtttttacagatcattttagggaatgcaCAAAAAAAGGAAGATCCAattcacaggtggaccacaccacataaaacagtggtgactgatcattaaaaacttcttgtgggccacaaaagttttggagcaagctgatatttgtggggtcccttcatccaggcctttgtgacaatatcaacaggttgaatggcaaactaacattctggtggcccccaagaagtttttaatggtggatattcaattaccactgtttcccgtAGTGTGATACACATTAGATTTGTatgtactttatttttgggatcctaCACTAAAAcgatttttcaaaacagatggacggcatggatgtaaggaatataaatcaaggtgggtcccatggtcatGGATCGGTGGATACCCGGATCCACCGAACCGGCGCCCATTGAGTGGGATATGGCTGCTCCGTCACGTCCGATCAAAGAAACTCGATTCGTGCCGTTCTTCCGGCCATCTAACGTGGGTGCATGCGAGTGCGACTGGACTCATTTTCATTTACTCGAACACGTATGGCAATAAGATGCGTcgggactttagcctttgaatctaaGTCATCttacaatgatctaaaccgtttatacgaCGAGTCTTGCTTTGTATGGTTGAATGAAGGCAAATGAAGGCTTCGATTGGATTATTTGAACCTGTAATAATTTGGCTCTTTTTCATCGAACATCAACGGTCACCATAACCTTTGTATGATCAACGGGTTGAAATACTCAGTCTTGGAGATTTTTCGGGAATCCAAACGCATAAGGTTGGCGTCCTTGAAAATGGATCAAATCCAATGGATTAATGGTGACGTGTCTTTTTATAATACGTAAATATATATTCGAGCGAACTTCCTTGTCTTATGTGAACGTGCATTTATATTGTACTTTTATGAGTTCATTTTGTCTCCGTCGCGACTGAATATCAGCGTATGTTGCCGcccattggggcccacatgctgagtgtcCAATGATCATAACCGTTCATTTTTTGAAATCTATGAATAAAATCTATTGGAAAAGAAAACCTACACTAAACGGTTGATTTGGATACCACTATATATAGATGAATTTAGAAACAATGTAAAGAAGATTCTTCATGGCTAGAATTCAACTCTAGAAATCAAGTGCTAGGATTATCTATGAAGTGTAATTACAAAAATAGCTTGTTCATAGTAGTTAATAGAATATGGGCGGTGCAGACCATTTGACCATCTCAGCGTGTGGGCTACAGTGAGCGGCGAGCGATGCATGCCAATCCTGAGTCGCGTCGGAGGCAACGAACACAAGCTAGAAATTGGGATGTCTCACGCAACAACAGACCCATGACTCTTCGTGGGTGTAACCCCTAacttagggtccaccttgataattttttgtatatcaatgccgtccatccgtttttacagaccattttagttgtaataaaaaaaattattcatacccaaatctcatgtggggcacactacaagaaacagcagtgattgagtgcctcaccattaaaaatatccaaagggcccaccgtaaggtttttgtaatctttatttcaatccaacatgttgataatgtcaataagatctagatgaatggaaaatagaaatatcagatttatcaaaaacttttgtggcccataaaatgtttttaatggttatcgATCACTGTTTTTATTGCTATAGTCTAACTGAGATTTTGATATTCTTGTGATTTGGGATCGCATACTAATATgggatgaaaaaacagatggatggcgtggatataaaaaatacaaatacatcaaggtggacccacaagGTTAGGATAACACCAATCCACTCTCCTGTTCAAGGTAGCATTAATCCCGAAAGGACGATAAGCGCACGCGCTCATTTTAGATGAACCTCGGGCTTTGTGGGATACGTGCGAGCTTGGATCATATGAGAAAGATCCGAACCACTCATAAGTCATCCTGCATATAAAAGTTCCCATGGTAATAAATTCAAATCGATCAAATTATAAAGAAGTCCACACATCTCCAATTGTCTAATTTTAATTTAATCAGCGTGGAAAATATACTTATTAAAAATTCTATGATATCTATTGTAGAATATTATTGAAGTTTTATCTGCCTGATGAACAGAACCGATCTCAtacaatcatgtcacataaaAATATATGGCGCGAAGCACTACTGTCTGTCCGACGCGTACTGGGATAGACATGGTAATTTCTGTTCATCACGCCACCACACCAACGGGACGTAGCCATGTGCGGATTCCTATGGATGCGGGAGACACGTGGCCCTTGAATCGTTTTATATTGCCTGTGATTGGACAGCTCTCCTACCAAAGGGAGAAATCAATGGACGATCGCACATGGATTGGTGCGTATTCCTACGTTTTTTTATTTGCGCGAATTACGGCAGGGCCTGCGACGTTGGATCTGACATCCATGTACTTGATGGGAAAAGTGAATTGGATTCGCACCATcgccaactcggctcgaactcaccTACGAACCGAGTCGACGCCAgctagctaaccgagctagctcggttcgtgtacacccctagactGCAGGTGAAGCCACCTTGGGAGCGGCTTAGGTGAGACCGGGTCCTCGCCCAAGACaatgcggcccttaccatggggcccaccttgatgtgtgtattctgaatccatcctgtccatccattttttcatatcattttaggg is drawn from Magnolia sinica isolate HGM2019 chromosome 5, MsV1, whole genome shotgun sequence and contains these coding sequences:
- the LOC131245289 gene encoding uncharacterized protein LOC131245289, translated to MARSNKYASINFNEIYGPKKPSSSHSTHPHQSSQNTPLPAARTHGRMLVLTRPSNPQPQPPPTTPPPPSPPPKPADLTRPESDSISLRPLGCTDSSSSSSNIPIKEEKQSPSLTFPKPEPFVPPHLRPGFVGREERLVQDGQKEKQGFRPRDRSHPFVQGQHVREHSPPRRGGAEDGRPRSGGYEGMQRGGSDLERNRPSSGGNRPSFSGWNGSYRSPHF
- the LOC131245291 gene encoding uncharacterized protein LOC131245291; amino-acid sequence: MSCEVEDPCGSYSTCKDERVGAAELMDEYWFFHNMLDRARIFKPSTDACCSSTNKEMLLQDKHGGLQSPPRNLPKHDNPSNAPNFLRTPSLPPCIGKEKSIQCEDINGRSSTNSRLQRSFSSVANAPSPPPIANSHCSSSSKSTTLKPGIPRR